A single genomic interval of Danio aesculapii chromosome 5, fDanAes4.1, whole genome shotgun sequence harbors:
- the zgc:55461 gene encoding beta-tubulin family protein — MREIVHLQAGQCGNQIGAKFWEVISDEHGIDPTGTYHGDSDLQLERINVYYNEATGGKYVPRAVLVDLEPGTMDSVRSGPFGQVFRPDNFVFGQSGAGNNWAKGHYTEGAELVDSVLDVVRKEAESCDCLQGFQLTHSLGGGTGSGMGTLLISKIREEYPDRIMNTFSVVPSPKVSDTVVEPYNATLSVHQLVENTDETYCIDNEALYDICFRTLKLTTPTYGDLNHLVSATMSGVTTCLRFPGQLNADLRKLAVNMVPFPRLHFFMPGFAPLTSRGSQQYRALTVPELTQQMFDAKNMMAACDPRHGRYLTVAAVFRGRMSMKEVDEQMLNVQNKNSSYFVEWIPNNVKTAVCDIPPRGLKMAATFIGNSTAIQELFKRISEQFTAMFRRKAFLHWYTGEGMDEMEFTEAESNMNDLVSEYQQYQDATAEEEGEFEEEGEEELA; from the exons ATGAGGGAAATTGTTCACCTGCAGGCTGGTCAGTGCGGAAATCAAATCGGTGCCAAA TTTTGGGAGGTTATTAGTGATGAGCACGGAATTGACCCGACGGGAACTTACCATGGAGACAGTGATCTGCAGTTGGAGCGGATTAACGTGTACTACAACGAAGCCACTG GTGGGAAGTATGTGCCACGCGCTGTTCTTGTCGACCTGGAGCCTGGAACCATGGATTCAGTGAGGTCTGGACCGTTTGGACAGGTGTTCCGACCTGATAACTTTGTCTTTG GTCAGAGTGGTGCTGGAAACAACTGGGCCAAGGGTCACTACACTGAAGGTGCTGAACTTGTAGACTCCGTTCTCGATGTGGTCCGTAAGGAGGCTGAAAGCTGTGACTGCCTGCAGGGCTTCCAGCTCACACACTCCCTTGGAGGAGGCACAGGGTCAGGCATGGGCACTCTCCTCATCAGCAAAATCCGTGAGGAGTACCCAGACCGCATCATGAACACCTTCAGCGTTGTGCCCTCACCAAAAGTCTCGGACACTGTTGTAGAGCCTTACAACGCCACGCTGTCCGTCCATCAGCTGGTGGAGAACACTGATGAAACGTACTGCATCGACAATGAGGCGCTGTATGACATTTGCTTCCGTACTCTCAAGCTCACTACACCCACCTATGGTGATCTCAACCACCTCGTGTCTGCCACCATGAGTGGGGTCACCACCTGCCTTCGCTTTCCCGGCCAGCTTAACGCTGACCTGCGCAAACTAGCCGTCAATATGGTGCCTTTCCCTCGTCTGCATTTCTTCATGCCAGGCTTTGCCCCCCTCACCAGCCGAGGGAGTCAGCAGTACCGGGCTCTTACAGTGCCAGAGCTCACTCAGCAGATGTTTGATGCCAAGAACATGATGGCAGCTTGTGACCCACGCCACGGCCGTTACCTCACCGTCGCTGCTGTTTTCCGAGGCCGCATGTCCATGAAGGAAGTGGATGAGCAGATGCTGAATGTCCAGAACAAGAACAGCAGCTATTTCGTGGAGTGGATCCCCAACAACGTCAAGACTGCTGTGTGCGACATCCCACCTCGTGGGCTCAAAATGGCAGCCACCTTCATCGGCAACAGCACTGCCATACAAGAGCTTTTCAAGCGCATCTCTGAGCAGTTCACCGCTATGTTTAGGCGCAAGGCCTTCCTGCATTGGTACACAGGCGAAGGGATGGATGAGATGGAGTTCACTGAGGCCGAGAGCAACATGAATGACCTGGTGTCCGAGTACCAGCAGTACCAAGATGCCACTGCGGAAGAAGAGGGAGAGTTTGAGGAAGAAGGAGAGGAGGAGCTTGCCTGA